One genomic window of Eptesicus fuscus isolate TK198812 chromosome 6, DD_ASM_mEF_20220401, whole genome shotgun sequence includes the following:
- the IBA57 gene encoding putative transferase CAF17, mitochondrial isoform X1 → MAAAALFRGAAPGCGGPAWRWRLRAISRHRLASGSGGHGSDPADGAAWACFPLAQRALVRVRGPDSAPFLLGLLTNDLPLPVPADGAASPPARAGYAHFLNVQGRTLYDVILYGLPAHTDPAPTFLLECDSSVLGALQKHLVLHKIRRRVTVEPCPELHVWAVLPAAPQEVGGAAPLPEHQGSAILARDPRTTRMGWRLLTQDKSPALVARGRLRDVCDYHRHRYQQGVPEGVHDLPPGVALPLESNLVFMNGVSFTKGCYVGQELTARTHHTGVIRKRLFPVQLLGPLPGGGITPGTTVLTESGQAAGKYRAGQGDVGLALLHSEKIKGPLHIRTTGNGRVALTASVPDWWPTAPK, encoded by the exons ATGGCGGCCGCGGCGCTGTTCCGGGGCGCGGCTCCAGGGTGTGGCGGACCTGCCTGGCGCTGGCGGCTGCGCGCGATCTCAAGGCACCGCCTGGCCTCTGGCTCGGGCGGCCACGGCAGCGACCCCGCCGACGGCGCGGCCTGGGCCTGCTTCCCGCTGGCCCAACGCGCCCTGGTGCGCGTGCGCGGGCCGGACTCGGCCCCTTTCCTTCTGGGGCTGCTGACCAATGACCTGCCGCTTCCGGTACCTGCGGACGGTGCGGCCTCGCCCCCCGCGCGTGCGGGCTACGCCCACTTTCTCAACGTCCAGGGACGCACGCTGTATGACGTCATTCTCTATGG GCTCCCGGCGCACACTGACCCAGCTCCCACCTTCCTCCTGGAGTGTGACAGCTCGGTGCTGGGCGCGCTGCAGAAGCACCTGGTGCTGCACAAGATTCGGCGGAGGGTCACGGTGGAGCCCTGCCCTGAGTTGCACGTTTGGGCCGTTCTGCCGGCTGCTCCTcaggaggtgggtggggctgcgccACTGCCCGAGCACCAGGGCTCTGCCATCCTCGCCCGTGACCCCCGCACTACCCGCATGGGCTGGCGGCTTCTCACCCAGGACAAGAGCCCTGCCCTGGTGGCCAGGGGCAGGCTCAGGGACGTCTGCGATTATCACCGGCACCGGTACCAGCAAG GTGTTCCTGAGGGGGTCCACGACCTGCCGCCAGGagtggccctgcccctggagtCCAACCTGGTCTTCATGAACGGTGTCAGCTTCACCAAAGGCTGCTATGTCGGCCAGGAGCTGACCGCCCGCACCCACCACACGGGTGTCATCCGAAAGCGCCTCTTCCCCGTGCAGCTCTTGGGCCCCCTCCCTGGGGGTGGCATCACCCCTGGCACCacggtgctcactgaatctggaCAGGCTGCCGGCAAGtacagggcaggccagggggatGTGGGGCTGGCCCTGCTGCACTCGGAGAAAATCAAGGGCCCTCTCCACATCAGAACCACCGGGAACGGCCGCGTGGCCCTGACTGCCTCTGTGCCGGACTGGTGGCCCACAGCCCCCAAGTAG
- the IBA57 gene encoding putative transferase CAF17, mitochondrial isoform X2, which yields MGWRLLTQDKSPALVARGRLRDVCDYHRHRYQQGVPEGVHDLPPGVALPLESNLVFMNGVSFTKGCYVGQELTARTHHTGVIRKRLFPVQLLGPLPGGGITPGTTVLTESGQAAGKYRAGQGDVGLALLHSEKIKGPLHIRTTGNGRVALTASVPDWWPTAPK from the exons ATGGGCTGGCGGCTTCTCACCCAGGACAAGAGCCCTGCCCTGGTGGCCAGGGGCAGGCTCAGGGACGTCTGCGATTATCACCGGCACCGGTACCAGCAAG GTGTTCCTGAGGGGGTCCACGACCTGCCGCCAGGagtggccctgcccctggagtCCAACCTGGTCTTCATGAACGGTGTCAGCTTCACCAAAGGCTGCTATGTCGGCCAGGAGCTGACCGCCCGCACCCACCACACGGGTGTCATCCGAAAGCGCCTCTTCCCCGTGCAGCTCTTGGGCCCCCTCCCTGGGGGTGGCATCACCCCTGGCACCacggtgctcactgaatctggaCAGGCTGCCGGCAAGtacagggcaggccagggggatGTGGGGCTGGCCCTGCTGCACTCGGAGAAAATCAAGGGCCCTCTCCACATCAGAACCACCGGGAACGGCCGCGTGGCCCTGACTGCCTCTGTGCCGGACTGGTGGCCCACAGCCCCCAAGTAG